In the genome of Paenibacillus pabuli, one region contains:
- a CDS encoding RCC1 domain-containing protein, whose translation MRSVNPSDDTAKEKRRSTSRLNHRPNGKGRSSRRFAIAMAAALVASSLLLELTAEPTTHAATNVQQSSSNTSAQSTASSIEKKLHYTAVEGAYYYTIALRSDGSVWTWGRNLWGELGVSEKVRYRHTSGPTRIPELSNVIAISAAGGGINAAVQADGTVWEWGAGKLPSKVENINSAKDVVTGFFTVALLQNGTVWSWQRPTSQGTDSDDLVRKPHAISGLKDIIQVGSAGLHGYALKKDGSVWTWNEPDEPDKVLFKPTKIKGLTNISSITSTDTSLLALDKNGKVWGLDETGKTVTFDYDFKVKKMDGNSQYMLLLTTSGEVYSYGRSVNGKEGKVNHLSGITDISAGYYHSLALSSDGTVWGWGSDKYEEAGAPATSSGGMVYKPVQAKIGTDVYLNGELFQSMYAAVETPKTVQLPIKAIAAALGAAFEIHQVEGSLNHYTLKYNNRTITIRPNETHYVITSADASEERVMQIPEPINNYSGATTVPFEVMRGLGLNVSWDSERAMLTIDDANK comes from the coding sequence ATGCGTTCGGTTAACCCATCCGATGATACAGCAAAAGAAAAACGACGCTCCACTTCACGCTTGAATCATAGACCCAATGGGAAAGGTAGATCATCCCGTCGATTCGCCATTGCAATGGCTGCCGCATTAGTTGCGTCAAGCCTATTGTTGGAGCTGACAGCTGAACCAACGACTCACGCAGCCACTAACGTGCAGCAGTCCTCCAGTAACACATCCGCGCAATCGACTGCATCAAGCATTGAGAAGAAACTCCATTATACCGCTGTAGAGGGAGCTTATTATTACACAATCGCCTTGAGAAGTGATGGGTCGGTCTGGACCTGGGGCCGTAATTTGTGGGGAGAGCTGGGTGTGAGCGAAAAGGTTCGATATCGTCATACATCTGGCCCTACCCGCATACCGGAACTATCCAATGTAATAGCCATTTCAGCCGCCGGTGGTGGAATCAACGCAGCCGTTCAGGCAGATGGAACCGTCTGGGAGTGGGGTGCTGGTAAACTGCCCAGCAAAGTCGAAAACATCAACTCGGCGAAGGATGTGGTGACTGGATTTTTTACTGTCGCCCTTCTCCAGAACGGGACAGTCTGGTCATGGCAGCGCCCTACTTCTCAAGGAACCGATTCTGATGACCTCGTACGTAAACCACATGCAATCAGCGGATTGAAAGATATCATCCAGGTTGGATCTGCAGGTCTGCATGGATATGCTCTGAAGAAAGATGGCTCCGTATGGACTTGGAACGAGCCCGACGAACCCGATAAAGTCCTGTTCAAACCTACCAAGATAAAAGGTCTGACCAACATATCTTCGATCACAAGTACTGATACGTCCCTGCTTGCACTGGATAAGAACGGGAAAGTCTGGGGTTTGGACGAGACAGGGAAAACGGTCACTTTTGATTACGACTTCAAAGTGAAGAAGATGGATGGAAATTCACAATATATGTTATTACTCACAACATCCGGTGAGGTGTACAGCTACGGAAGGAGCGTGAACGGCAAAGAAGGAAAAGTAAACCATCTATCCGGCATTACCGATATTTCAGCAGGATATTATCATAGTCTTGCCTTATCCTCGGATGGAACCGTCTGGGGCTGGGGAAGTGATAAGTACGAGGAAGCGGGTGCACCTGCAACGTCATCTGGAGGAATGGTCTACAAACCCGTTCAAGCCAAAATTGGCACAGATGTATATCTGAACGGTGAGCTGTTCCAGTCGATGTATGCCGCTGTTGAAACGCCTAAGACCGTGCAGCTGCCAATCAAAGCCATCGCCGCAGCACTTGGAGCAGCATTTGAGATTCATCAGGTGGAAGGTAGCCTGAACCACTATACGTTGAAATATAACAACCGGACAATCACAATCCGACCTAACGAAACACATTATGTTATAACTTCCGCAGATGCATCTGAGGAGCGAGTCATGCAGATACCTGAACCCATAAATAATTACTCGGGAGCAACTACAGTTCCTTTTGAGGTAATGCGTGGTTTGGGTTTAAATGTATCCTGGGATTCAGAGAGAGCTATGCTGACCATTGACGATGCTAATAAATAA